A region from the Aquimarina sp. ERC-38 genome encodes:
- a CDS encoding Ig-like domain-containing protein has translation MKRKLFQTKALVLFMFFLSISFNSFGQIITSPTVVSPGTPVSINYTVSGSLLKRVNMDVSIASDYANLTMEVGGERLIDNIDIPSTGVQSLNFMVNFPATGDVSLDFFSSNQDVTISSLSMEDVSGLNIPAYTNVSSTIGLSIEEGDKYGGPSIADINNDGHYDMILNNHNDVDSPSKLFFGSASGNVTDETRLSLFRLMDLHGSAAGDFDNDGDLDIVIALGGGNGTTPKPPLFYKNNNGTLVRSDADVGIISGARGRSPRWVDFDLDGDLDLALFNAPGINGGNNAQHIFYANKGDGTFTQVGITGLENASGSRVVITDLNKDSIDDIVFIDRLSIWKGNGNFTFENVTDTWLAGTGAAGKFDNLSALDVDIDNDGDLDLYITGGKEVFLISDDTSLDYDPIRKVIDGRTTGGTGTLTIDFEAENDVLDLSNLSFARRNQFTGNFPVFLGSAMDVAIDNLNIGNDPITIPDIQATEANADGFPATTTADGLYIGHLGGGKWRLKSVRSGDISFSIGFTIDGVSSFTSATPPAQNRNVQDLLLRNDLNPSTGEVSFVDVSEQWNIPKGGNHWGVTAGDLNNDGFQDIFVHRYGYLRNRISDYILMNNGQGKFEITTNHAATVVGTMSHGDMGQAFDYDLDGDVDLLNGDDMKGTWYLFENQKNDTGNYAIVKVGYSPANNVDPISAEVTLTTNGGKSLFKRVGSSGASYSQSLLNMIHFGIGTDDRITNITVRWRNGEVAEFTDEAVNQIFDTNLLDPTSITITPDPVEVRVGTDTQLNLEVEPVFANREVTWSSADPSVATVDQNGLVTGVLEGGSTTITATSVGDTSVTASVAVSVVAFFPIPVESVTLDVETVDLIAGNIATLKATVLPADADDKSLTWSSSDETICTVDQNGVVTAVAAGVATITVASTTDQDINDQATVTVTDLVAPSITFDNRDTYINTAYEIGGTIEVTVDYHAGTGNTVIAGNNGGIRYFLRHLTSTFSLIRDFDIVIDNSVLNTESGTSTATLNINLDDLPPGSDPILPSADLQNGEFYFLFASFSSSNGDSFNVSALPITIVANALSTNEIVPNKTQITMYPNPVKDIVSFSGLQNQNYTVTFNNILGQRLYSQQIKSNSKISIDFLDKGIYIVMLEGASSEVLKSFSLIKE, from the coding sequence ATGAAAAGAAAATTATTTCAAACCAAAGCGTTAGTACTATTTATGTTTTTTTTAAGCATATCGTTTAACAGTTTTGGACAAATTATTACTTCACCTACGGTAGTTTCTCCTGGAACCCCCGTTTCTATAAATTATACGGTAAGCGGAAGTTTATTAAAACGCGTAAATATGGACGTTAGCATAGCATCTGATTATGCTAATTTAACTATGGAAGTGGGAGGGGAACGGTTAATTGATAATATTGATATTCCTTCTACTGGAGTTCAGTCTTTAAATTTTATGGTAAATTTTCCTGCTACGGGAGATGTTTCATTAGATTTTTTCTCTAGCAATCAGGACGTTACTATCTCTTCTCTTAGTATGGAAGACGTTAGTGGTTTAAACATCCCTGCTTATACTAATGTAAGTAGTACTATTGGTTTAAGTATAGAAGAAGGAGACAAGTACGGAGGGCCTTCAATTGCAGATATTAATAACGATGGACATTACGATATGATTCTAAATAATCATAATGATGTGGATTCACCAAGTAAATTATTCTTTGGGAGTGCTAGTGGTAATGTAACTGATGAAACACGTCTTTCTTTATTCAGGTTAATGGATTTGCATGGTTCAGCTGCAGGCGATTTTGATAATGACGGAGATCTTGATATTGTTATTGCCTTGGGAGGAGGAAACGGAACTACTCCAAAACCACCATTATTTTATAAAAATAACAATGGAACTTTGGTAAGAAGTGATGCGGATGTAGGAATCATATCCGGAGCCAGAGGTCGTTCACCGAGATGGGTTGATTTTGACCTGGACGGAGATTTAGATCTAGCTTTATTTAATGCTCCCGGTATAAACGGAGGAAACAATGCGCAACACATTTTTTATGCTAATAAAGGGGATGGAACATTTACCCAAGTTGGTATTACGGGATTAGAAAATGCTTCCGGTTCAAGAGTAGTTATAACGGATTTAAATAAAGATAGCATTGATGATATCGTTTTTATAGACCGTCTATCTATATGGAAAGGTAATGGAAACTTTACCTTTGAAAATGTTACGGATACCTGGTTAGCCGGAACGGGTGCTGCAGGTAAGTTTGATAATTTAAGTGCCCTGGATGTAGATATCGATAATGATGGAGATTTAGATTTATATATTACCGGAGGTAAGGAGGTTTTTTTAATTTCTGATGATACTTCTTTGGATTATGACCCTATTAGAAAGGTAATCGACGGAAGAACTACCGGAGGTACCGGAACGCTAACTATCGATTTTGAAGCTGAAAACGATGTGCTGGATTTATCAAACTTAAGTTTTGCCCGTAGAAATCAATTTACAGGTAACTTCCCGGTATTTTTAGGAAGCGCTATGGATGTAGCTATTGATAATTTAAATATAGGAAACGATCCGATTACTATTCCGGATATACAAGCCACCGAAGCAAACGCAGATGGTTTTCCTGCAACCACCACTGCAGACGGACTGTATATTGGACATTTAGGGGGAGGAAAGTGGCGATTAAAATCGGTACGAAGCGGAGATATTTCTTTTAGCATTGGTTTTACAATTGACGGAGTAAGTAGTTTTACTTCCGCAACCCCACCCGCTCAAAATAGAAATGTACAGGATCTACTTTTAAGAAATGATTTAAACCCTAGTACTGGGGAGGTTAGTTTTGTAGATGTTTCTGAGCAATGGAATATCCCAAAAGGAGGAAATCACTGGGGAGTAACTGCAGGAGACCTTAATAATGATGGTTTCCAGGATATTTTTGTACATCGATACGGATATTTGAGAAACCGGATTTCGGATTATATCCTAATGAATAACGGTCAGGGCAAATTTGAGATTACCACTAATCATGCTGCTACGGTAGTTGGAACTATGTCGCACGGAGATATGGGACAGGCTTTTGATTATGACCTGGACGGTGATGTAGACCTGTTAAATGGGGATGATATGAAAGGAACCTGGTATCTATTTGAAAATCAAAAAAACGATACTGGTAATTATGCTATTGTAAAAGTAGGATATTCTCCTGCTAATAATGTCGATCCTATCTCTGCGGAAGTTACATTAACTACTAACGGAGGTAAATCTTTGTTTAAAAGAGTAGGATCATCAGGAGCCTCTTATTCTCAGAGTTTGTTAAATATGATTCATTTTGGCATAGGAACTGATGATAGGATTACTAACATTACGGTTAGATGGAGAAACGGTGAAGTGGCAGAATTTACGGATGAAGCCGTCAATCAAATTTTTGACACGAATTTATTAGATCCTACAAGTATTACTATTACCCCTGATCCGGTTGAGGTTCGTGTAGGAACTGATACCCAGTTAAACTTAGAGGTTGAACCGGTCTTTGCTAACCGTGAAGTAACCTGGAGTTCTGCTGATCCGTCTGTTGCAACAGTAGATCAAAACGGGTTAGTCACCGGGGTATTAGAAGGTGGTAGTACAACTATTACTGCTACTAGCGTAGGAGATACCTCCGTAACAGCTTCCGTAGCAGTAAGTGTAGTTGCTTTTTTTCCTATACCGGTAGAATCTGTAACCTTAGACGTTGAAACGGTTGATCTTATAGCAGGAAACATCGCTACCTTAAAGGCTACGGTATTACCTGCTGATGCAGATGATAAGTCCTTAACTTGGTCCAGTAGTGATGAAACAATTTGTACTGTTGATCAAAATGGTGTAGTTACTGCGGTAGCTGCTGGAGTAGCTACTATAACCGTTGCTTCTACTACAGATCAGGACATCAATGATCAAGCTACTGTAACCGTTACCGATCTAGTGGCTCCAAGCATCACTTTTGATAACAGAGATACATATATCAATACGGCATATGAAATTGGTGGAACGATAGAAGTCACCGTTGATTATCACGCCGGTACTGGCAATACGGTAATTGCAGGTAATAACGGAGGAATACGTTATTTTTTACGTCATCTTACATCAACGTTTAGTTTAATTCGTGATTTTGATATTGTCATTGATAATTCCGTTTTAAATACAGAGTCAGGTACTTCAACGGCTACTTTAAATATTAACCTGGATGACCTCCCACCTGGTAGTGATCCTATACTCCCATCTGCTGATTTACAAAATGGAGAATTTTACTTCTTGTTTGCAAGCTTTAGTTCGAGTAATGGAGATTCCTTTAACGTTTCTGCTTTGCCTATTACTATAGTTGCAAACGCTTTATCTACAAATGAAATAGTTCCGAACAAAACCCAGATTACCATGTATCCTAATCCGGTCAAAGATATTGTTTCGTTTTCAGGACTTCAGAATCAGAATTATACAGTTACATTTAATAATATATTAGGTCAAAGATTGTATTCTCAACAAATAAAATCCAATAGTAAGATATCTATTGACTTTTTAGATAAAGGAATCTATATTGTAATGCTTGAAGGAGCATCATCAGAAGTATTAAAATCATTTAGTTTGATAAAAGAATAA
- a CDS encoding DUF1553 domain-containing protein yields MRKSSFLIISLILSLVVGCKQSLPTDVAEAYQSLPEKVDYNIHVKPILSDKCFICHGPDKAKISAGLQLHAPESAFAELPESPGKFAIDPGSLKNSEVFHRILSEDPKLIMPTPESYLTLSPEEKATLIKWIEEGAEYKDHWAFIAPKKPEIPKLKKDQIKENPIDNFVGKKLEQHNLQLAKKASKELLLRRVSLDLTGLPPTKDEVLNFLNDDAQNAYEKQVDRLLSSKHYGEKMAVDWLDVARYADTHGYFVDRYRDMSPWRDWVIKSFNENMPYNKFITWQLAGDLLENPTKEQILATGFNRLHPQNLEGGIIDEEFRVEYVSDRTNVVGQGIMGLTVACAKCHDHKYDPISQKNYFELYGFFNQVNESGQIPWDWSMPVPTMLLPTEEEEKMMAYIEDLVATTENKVIETVAVEKDKVAQWIQDEKYKKDAFTDSKHLVAHYNFENSSLRNTLNAKEKGVMKTQFAKNQKIVLKKGYQGKGLEFDGDAWLDLDKVGIFQRSEAFSIGIRVFIPKDLKEGVIFHKAYGTRLHSYRGYHLSITKDNTFELLLAHVWPDNAIVEKTIKEVPREQWIQLTLTYDGSSKANGLKLYMNGDPMQTKVEIDNLYKDIIFHDLDDYIYPKPIEPGLQVGARWRGKGIAGAIVDDLKVFNKELTPLEILKLTDPKLLEPIISKGYATLTDKEKNKLRSYYLSSKSVPVKNALSSLQEVRTMQADSVDNIQEIMVMKDSTGIRKTYVLERGQYDAHGDEVFPDTPGSLPAMSADLPKNRLGLATWLTDPKNPLTARVAVNRYWQNFFGKGIVETSEDFGNQGSLPTHPELLDWLATEFIASGWDLKALNKRIVMSETYQQDSNVSDELRELDPDNTLLARGPSKRLSGEMLRDNALLASGLLNPKIGGQSVKPYQPDGLWQMTHAAYERDTGEKLYRRSLYTIWKRTAPNPTIATFDASTRDICMTRRQETNTPLQALVLLNDPTYIEASKVIGKNMTAFSSIEEGIRDIYIRLTGKRISNTELDLLTELQKAELAKFKNNLNKAEGWLASGDFRFDENDNLPMIAANAVVASTIMNSDATITKR; encoded by the coding sequence ATGAGAAAAAGTTCATTTTTAATAATATCACTTATTTTAAGTCTGGTAGTCGGTTGTAAGCAATCGCTACCTACGGATGTTGCTGAAGCCTATCAGTCGCTCCCGGAAAAGGTAGATTATAATATACATGTAAAGCCTATTCTATCTGATAAATGCTTTATATGTCATGGTCCGGATAAAGCAAAAATATCTGCGGGTTTACAATTGCACGCTCCTGAATCGGCTTTTGCAGAGTTACCGGAATCTCCTGGTAAGTTCGCTATCGATCCGGGCAGTTTAAAGAATTCGGAAGTTTTTCATAGAATTTTATCAGAGGATCCTAAATTAATCATGCCAACTCCGGAGTCTTATCTAACCTTATCTCCGGAAGAAAAAGCAACTCTTATAAAGTGGATAGAGGAGGGAGCAGAATATAAAGACCACTGGGCTTTTATTGCTCCTAAAAAACCTGAAATACCTAAGCTTAAAAAAGATCAAATCAAAGAAAATCCAATTGATAATTTTGTAGGTAAAAAATTAGAACAACATAATTTACAATTAGCTAAAAAAGCAAGTAAAGAATTATTATTAAGGAGGGTATCACTAGACTTAACTGGATTACCTCCCACTAAAGACGAAGTGCTAAATTTTTTAAATGATGATGCACAGAACGCGTACGAAAAACAGGTAGATCGTTTATTATCCTCTAAACATTATGGAGAAAAAATGGCGGTAGACTGGCTGGACGTAGCTCGTTATGCAGATACTCATGGTTACTTTGTAGACCGTTACCGGGATATGAGTCCCTGGAGGGATTGGGTAATTAAGTCTTTTAATGAGAATATGCCTTACAATAAGTTTATCACATGGCAGCTGGCTGGGGATTTACTAGAAAATCCTACTAAGGAGCAGATATTGGCCACAGGTTTTAATCGATTACATCCCCAAAATCTTGAAGGTGGAATTATTGATGAAGAATTTAGAGTAGAATATGTTTCGGATCGAACCAATGTAGTAGGGCAGGGAATCATGGGATTAACCGTAGCCTGCGCTAAATGTCACGATCATAAATACGATCCTATCTCACAAAAAAATTATTTTGAACTTTACGGCTTTTTCAATCAGGTAAATGAATCCGGTCAGATTCCCTGGGATTGGTCTATGCCGGTTCCCACAATGTTGCTACCTACGGAGGAAGAAGAAAAAATGATGGCATATATTGAGGATTTGGTGGCCACTACTGAAAATAAGGTGATAGAAACTGTTGCTGTAGAAAAAGATAAGGTGGCACAATGGATACAGGATGAGAAATATAAAAAGGATGCTTTTACGGACTCTAAACACTTAGTAGCCCATTACAACTTTGAGAATAGTAGCTTACGAAACACTTTAAATGCAAAAGAAAAAGGAGTAATGAAAACTCAGTTTGCTAAAAACCAGAAAATCGTTTTAAAGAAAGGTTATCAGGGCAAGGGCTTAGAGTTTGACGGTGATGCCTGGCTGGATTTGGATAAAGTAGGAATCTTTCAGAGAAGCGAAGCCTTTAGTATAGGTATACGGGTATTTATTCCAAAGGATTTAAAAGAAGGCGTTATCTTCCATAAAGCATACGGTACCAGGTTACATAGTTATAGAGGCTACCACCTTTCAATCACAAAAGACAATACTTTTGAATTATTGTTGGCCCATGTCTGGCCGGATAATGCCATCGTAGAAAAAACAATTAAAGAAGTACCACGGGAACAGTGGATTCAGTTAACACTTACTTATGATGGTTCCAGCAAGGCAAACGGTTTAAAACTCTACATGAACGGAGACCCTATGCAAACAAAAGTAGAAATTGATAACCTATACAAGGATATTATCTTTCATGATTTGGATGACTATATTTATCCTAAACCTATAGAACCGGGATTACAGGTAGGTGCACGATGGAGAGGTAAAGGAATTGCTGGTGCTATCGTTGATGACCTAAAGGTTTTTAATAAAGAGCTTACTCCTTTAGAAATTTTAAAATTAACAGATCCCAAATTATTAGAGCCTATTATCTCAAAAGGATATGCAACGCTTACGGATAAAGAAAAAAATAAGTTACGGTCATATTACTTATCGTCAAAATCTGTTCCGGTTAAAAATGCACTTTCTTCCTTGCAAGAAGTCAGAACCATGCAGGCAGATAGTGTAGATAATATCCAGGAGATTATGGTTATGAAAGATTCTACCGGAATTCGAAAGACCTATGTTTTAGAACGCGGTCAATATGATGCACATGGAGATGAAGTTTTTCCGGATACTCCCGGGAGTTTACCTGCCATGTCTGCGGACTTGCCCAAAAACAGGTTAGGATTGGCCACCTGGTTAACTGACCCAAAAAATCCTTTGACGGCAAGAGTAGCGGTAAATCGATACTGGCAGAATTTTTTCGGTAAAGGAATTGTAGAAACTTCCGAAGATTTTGGAAATCAAGGAAGCTTACCTACACATCCCGAATTGTTGGATTGGCTGGCAACGGAATTTATAGCTTCCGGATGGGATTTAAAAGCCTTAAATAAGCGTATAGTCATGTCTGAAACCTATCAACAGGACTCCAATGTATCTGATGAATTAAGAGAACTGGATCCTGACAATACATTATTAGCTCGCGGACCTTCTAAACGATTATCCGGTGAGATGCTTCGGGATAATGCTTTATTGGCAAGCGGATTGCTGAATCCTAAAATAGGAGGGCAAAGTGTAAAACCTTATCAACCGGACGGACTTTGGCAAATGACACATGCGGCTTATGAAAGAGATACCGGAGAAAAGCTATACCGAAGAAGTTTATATACCATATGGAAAAGAACGGCTCCTAATCCTACAATAGCCACGTTTGATGCCTCCACAAGAGACATTTGTATGACTCGTAGACAGGAAACCAATACACCATTGCAAGCACTTGTATTACTAAATGACCCTACTTATATAGAAGCTTCAAAGGTAATAGGTAAAAATATGACTGCATTTTCTTCCATAGAAGAAGGAATTCGTGATATTTATATCCGCTTAACTGGTAAGCGAATAAGTAATACAGAACTGGATTTGTTAACAGAACTACAGAAAGCAGAGTTAGCAAAGTTTAAAAATAATCTCAACAAAGCAGAAGGATGGTTGGCATCCGGAGATTTTAGGTTTGATGAAAACGATAATCTTCCGATGATTGCTGCAAATGCGGTAGTAGCAAGTACCATAATGAATTCCGATGCGACTATAACTAAAAGATAA
- a CDS encoding DUF1501 domain-containing protein, with translation MCDHHDTLRSNNKDLQQVEKMFDRRSFLTKTSLGFGALALGSLLKADKAWSSVKSNVKPDLEMFSRNDLGLPHHVPKAKRAIYLFQSGGPSQIELFDYKPKLKDLFGKELPESVRKGQRLTGMSADQSSLPIAPSIIDFKQYGESRAWVSDAMPYLSEVVDDICFIKSMQTDAINHDPAITFFQTGSQQPGRPSMGSWISYGLGSDNENLPTFITLVSKNGKGQPLYARLWGNGFLPTEHQGVQFRSGKDPVLYLTDPENYDGHDRRHMLDYLSKLNDVQHSFYGDPEINARMSQYEMAFRMQTSIPEVTDMSDEPEYIFDMYGKDSRDPGTYAANCLLGRKLLEKGVKFVQLYHQGWDQHIGCPGGVLGNARKTDQANAALIKDLKQRGMFEDTLLIWGGEFGRTVYSQGKLTTTNYGRDHHPKAFTMFMAGAGVKPGMTYGETDDFSYNVVKDPVHTHDFQATLLHLFGIDHERLTYKHQGRRFRLTDVHGHVVKDILS, from the coding sequence ATGTGTGATCACCACGATACCTTACGATCTAATAATAAAGACCTTCAACAGGTAGAAAAGATGTTTGACAGAAGGTCATTTTTAACTAAAACCTCTTTAGGTTTTGGTGCGCTGGCTTTGGGTTCGTTGCTAAAAGCAGATAAAGCCTGGAGTTCGGTAAAAAGCAATGTAAAACCGGACCTCGAAATGTTTAGCCGAAACGATTTGGGACTACCACATCATGTGCCTAAAGCAAAACGAGCTATTTATTTATTTCAAAGCGGCGGACCTTCACAAATTGAACTGTTTGATTACAAACCTAAGTTAAAGGATTTATTCGGAAAAGAATTACCGGAATCCGTTAGAAAAGGGCAACGACTTACCGGAATGAGCGCGGATCAAAGTTCCCTGCCCATTGCACCTTCTATTATTGACTTTAAGCAGTATGGAGAGTCAAGAGCTTGGGTAAGTGATGCTATGCCATATTTATCAGAAGTAGTAGATGATATCTGTTTTATAAAGTCTATGCAAACTGATGCCATCAATCACGATCCTGCTATTACCTTTTTCCAAACCGGTAGCCAGCAACCAGGGAGACCTTCTATGGGTTCATGGATAAGTTATGGGTTGGGTTCAGATAATGAAAATCTACCTACGTTTATTACCTTGGTTTCTAAAAATGGTAAAGGACAACCTCTGTATGCGCGTCTTTGGGGTAATGGTTTTTTACCTACTGAACATCAGGGTGTACAGTTCAGAAGCGGAAAAGATCCGGTACTTTACCTAACAGATCCTGAAAATTATGATGGTCACGATCGTCGTCATATGTTAGACTATCTAAGTAAATTGAATGACGTACAACATAGTTTTTATGGCGATCCTGAAATCAACGCACGTATGTCGCAATACGAAATGGCATTCCGTATGCAAACTTCTATTCCTGAAGTAACCGATATGAGCGATGAACCGGAATATATCTTTGATATGTATGGTAAAGACAGTCGTGATCCGGGTACCTATGCTGCCAATTGTTTATTGGGGAGAAAGCTACTGGAAAAAGGAGTTAAATTTGTGCAATTATACCATCAGGGTTGGGATCAACACATCGGATGCCCCGGCGGAGTATTAGGAAATGCTCGAAAAACCGATCAGGCAAACGCTGCTTTAATAAAAGACCTAAAACAACGGGGTATGTTTGAAGACACTTTGTTAATTTGGGGTGGTGAATTTGGGAGAACAGTATATTCTCAAGGTAAATTAACGACCACAAATTATGGTAGGGACCATCACCCAAAGGCCTTTACAATGTTTATGGCTGGAGCAGGAGTAAAACCCGGAATGACTTATGGAGAAACCGATGATTTTAGTTATAACGTAGTAAAAGACCCGGTACATACCCATGATTTTCAAGCTACCTTATTACACCTTTTTGGTATTGACCACGAGCGTTTAACATATAAGCATCAGGGAAGGAGATTCCGGTTAACAGACGTCCACGGACATGTAGTGAAAGATATTTTAAGCTAA
- a CDS encoding 6-bladed beta-propeller: MASRRKFIKNTSLVGAGLASSTTFGFHIIKKPPVKKEEIVGHGEYQYRIIRDWATMSTVRTPILNCHEMQMDSKGRLIMMGDHTDNNILIFDKSGKLLDYWGTAYPGGHGLTLFTEGEEDVLFLTDSGWFLDKNGNWIQHNGRVTKTTTDGKVIFDIGHPQTIGIYKPEDHFCPTETAIGPNGDIYVADGYGMDYIIQYDANGQYIRHWGGKENKDSNYNLSNAHGVAIDYRDAKNPMVVCTSRNERSFKWFTLEGTYVKTLHLPNMQVCRPVFDDQNLYAGVCWSQPKVGRTTWKDHTGFVTILEGDKVVSNPGGTSPEYIDGTLQKSYQLAHKPILHGHDVCIDEDKNLYICQWNANGTPPLKLERINS, translated from the coding sequence ATGGCTTCAAGAAGAAAATTCATTAAAAATACATCCCTGGTAGGAGCAGGGCTTGCTTCTTCCACCACCTTTGGTTTTCATATCATAAAGAAGCCTCCGGTAAAAAAAGAAGAAATTGTAGGCCACGGGGAATATCAGTACAGGATTATTAGGGATTGGGCCACCATGAGTACCGTAAGAACTCCTATCCTTAACTGTCATGAAATGCAAATGGATAGTAAGGGCAGGTTAATCATGATGGGGGATCATACGGATAATAATATATTAATTTTTGATAAATCCGGTAAATTATTGGATTATTGGGGTACAGCCTATCCGGGCGGACATGGGTTGACGCTGTTTACTGAAGGAGAAGAAGATGTTTTATTTCTTACCGATTCCGGTTGGTTTCTAGATAAAAACGGCAATTGGATTCAACATAACGGGAGGGTTACTAAAACCACTACGGATGGTAAAGTGATCTTTGATATTGGGCACCCGCAAACTATAGGAATTTATAAACCCGAAGATCATTTCTGCCCTACGGAAACTGCAATCGGGCCTAACGGAGATATCTATGTGGCAGACGGATACGGAATGGATTATATTATTCAATATGATGCGAATGGACAATATATACGGCATTGGGGAGGAAAAGAAAATAAAGATTCTAATTACAACTTAAGTAATGCACACGGAGTAGCAATCGATTATCGTGATGCTAAAAATCCAATGGTGGTATGTACTTCAAGAAACGAGCGATCCTTTAAATGGTTTACTCTGGAGGGTACCTATGTAAAAACTTTGCATTTACCTAATATGCAGGTATGTCGACCCGTATTCGATGATCAAAACCTGTATGCCGGTGTTTGCTGGTCACAGCCAAAAGTAGGAAGAACTACCTGGAAAGATCATACGGGTTTTGTAACTATTTTAGAAGGAGATAAAGTGGTGTCTAACCCGGGTGGTACGTCTCCGGAATATATCGATGGAACCTTACAAAAATCTTATCAGCTAGCACATAAACCCATCTTACATGGTCATGATGTATGTATTGACGAGGATAAAAATTTATATATCTGTCAATGGAATGCAAATGGAACTCCCCCATTAAAATTAGAAAGAATTAATAGTTAA
- a CDS encoding DUF2231 domain-containing protein has translation MNEVSDIVLFFGRFHPLVVHLPIGFLFFAFILEIFAKFQNKNVLKEAIPLALFLGAVSAIVACVLGYMLSLSGDYDNEALDQHFWFGIATTVLSIFAWILKTGKLKNMIKESVKVHIATLTFIVVLLSVTGHYGGNLTHGSDYLTAYLPIGKEEKNEVPLISSIEEAQIFTHLVNPILDKKCASCHNSSKKKGGLSLEDEVAILKGGKSGVPVITGNSDQSELIKRVHLDPEDKEFMPPEGKTPLTDEEIRVIEYWIDNGQASFTSTVGSLADTPEDIKKIMAEQLQLDGSKSVSVASSVSPEILESLLKKGVNIREIVAKTNRFDVSMLPNSKAEENIKEEKIQEVLQELTKIKDNIVWLSLPSQGITDSQVKTISTFTGLQKLGLQKNNISDEGISYLTNLEKLESINLHSNKLITNKSIEELSKFKNLQNIYLWGTSVQKEEVFDKKVVL, from the coding sequence ATGAACGAAGTATCTGATATTGTTTTATTTTTTGGAAGGTTTCATCCCCTGGTAGTACACCTTCCTATAGGTTTTTTATTTTTTGCTTTTATACTTGAAATATTTGCAAAGTTTCAAAATAAAAATGTTCTAAAAGAAGCTATTCCTCTAGCCTTATTTCTAGGTGCGGTGAGTGCCATTGTAGCTTGTGTTTTGGGGTATATGCTATCCCTAAGTGGTGATTATGACAACGAGGCTTTAGACCAACATTTTTGGTTTGGTATAGCAACCACAGTGCTTTCTATTTTCGCCTGGATTTTAAAAACCGGAAAACTGAAAAACATGATAAAAGAGTCGGTAAAAGTACATATTGCTACGCTTACCTTTATCGTAGTGCTATTGAGTGTTACCGGACATTACGGAGGTAATTTGACCCATGGATCCGATTACCTTACCGCTTATCTTCCAATAGGGAAAGAAGAAAAAAACGAAGTTCCTTTAATCAGTAGCATCGAAGAAGCACAAATCTTTACCCATCTGGTGAACCCAATTCTTGATAAGAAGTGTGCAAGTTGTCATAATTCTTCCAAAAAGAAGGGTGGACTTTCCCTGGAAGATGAAGTAGCTATTTTAAAAGGAGGGAAAAGTGGAGTTCCTGTAATAACAGGAAACAGTGATCAATCAGAGTTGATCAAAAGGGTTCATTTAGACCCGGAGGATAAAGAGTTTATGCCACCGGAAGGAAAAACACCTTTGACCGATGAAGAAATAAGAGTAATTGAATATTGGATAGATAACGGACAAGCTAGTTTTACATCAACCGTAGGTAGCCTGGCAGATACCCCGGAAGATATAAAAAAAATTATGGCAGAACAATTACAACTAGACGGAAGTAAGTCGGTGTCTGTAGCTTCTTCGGTTTCACCGGAAATTTTGGAAAGCCTCCTGAAAAAAGGGGTAAATATTCGCGAAATTGTAGCTAAAACCAATCGATTTGACGTTTCTATGTTACCCAATAGTAAAGCGGAGGAAAATATAAAAGAAGAAAAAATACAGGAAGTATTACAGGAGTTGACTAAAATTAAAGATAATATCGTTTGGTTATCTCTGCCCTCCCAGGGAATTACCGATAGCCAGGTAAAAACAATAAGTACGTTTACCGGATTACAAAAATTAGGATTACAAAAAAATAATATTTCTGATGAGGGAATATCCTATTTAACAAACCTGGAAAAATTGGAAAGTATAAACCTTCATAGCAACAAATTAATTACCAATAAAAGTATAGAAGAGTTGTCCAAGTTTAAGAATTTACAGAATATTTATTTATGGGGAACTTCCGTTCAAAAGGAAGAAGTATTTGATAAAAAAGTTGTATTGTAA